CCGAGCTGCACGTCCACCACGTGGGGTCAGCGTCACCGCGGATCGTCGGTGAGCTGGCCACGCGCCATCCCGGGGTCGTCCCCGGCGACCCGCAGGCGCTCCGCGAGTTCTTCGCCTTCCGGGACTTCGCCCACTTCATCGAGGTCTACCTCGCCGTGGTCGACCTGGTACGAACGCCCGAGGACGTCCGGACACTGACCTACGAGGTGGCCCGGGACATGACCGGACAGTCCCTCCGCTACGCCGAGCTGACCTGCACGCCGTACACCTCGGTCGTCCGTGGCATCCCGATCGAGGCCTACACCGAGGCCATCGAGGACGCCCGCACGGCGGCGGAGCGGGACTTCGGGCTGGTGCTGCGCTGGATCTACGACATCCCGGGGGAGTCGGGCCTGCCGGCGGCCGACGCCACCTTGTCGTACGCGCTGGAGCACGCGCCGGACGCCTTGGTCGGCTTCGGGCTCGGCGGCCCCGAGATCGGGGTGCCGAGGCCGCAGTTCCAACCGCACTTCGACGCGGCCCGGGCGGCGGGGCTGCGCAGCGTGCCCCACTCCGGCGAGACGACCGGGCCGGAGTCGGTCTGGGACGCCTGCCGGCTCCTCGGCGCGGAGCGGATCGGCCACGGCATCAGCGCAGCGGAGGACCCCGAGCTGCTCGCCCACCTGGCGGCCGAGGGGATCACCCTCGAGA
This genomic interval from Nocardioides euryhalodurans contains the following:
- a CDS encoding adenosine deaminase, translating into MSLTDFIAGLPKAELHVHHVGSASPRIVGELATRHPGVVPGDPQALREFFAFRDFAHFIEVYLAVVDLVRTPEDVRTLTYEVARDMTGQSLRYAELTCTPYTSVVRGIPIEAYTEAIEDARTAAERDFGLVLRWIYDIPGESGLPAADATLSYALEHAPDALVGFGLGGPEIGVPRPQFQPHFDAARAAGLRSVPHSGETTGPESVWDACRLLGAERIGHGISAAEDPELLAHLAAEGITLEICPSSNVATRAVASLDAHPLRAIVDAGVRVTVNSDDPPMFGTSLNEEYAVAARLLDLDEQGVAELAREAVRASFAPAAVRQSLLAEIDAYAAP